A window from Setaria italica strain Yugu1 chromosome VIII, Setaria_italica_v2.0, whole genome shotgun sequence encodes these proteins:
- the LOC101762671 gene encoding ankyrin repeat-containing protein At5g02620 — MDSERGMHPALYKAATQGNVASLMKLVKPDDPSVLSSTTPQLNAALHLAALHGHAKFARQILDINEELLVAQNDDGDTPLHLAAKAGKLEAAKLLVGRSLAWSMDRKTPLIMTNKEGNNALHEAVRFRRVAVALALVDADPSCGHDLNERRESALDVAARQGLVKIAQRIVDYPWVEQKQESLPPVSGTALHQAVLGTHLSKHLHSCKIRFSSCTVYLHVTSQQQSFNKYHCTAEIVEILLERRPELVERIDSNGNNALHYAAQKNNRRVVEMVLNKRTELAYKPNKERQSPLHVAAHYGSTEAIKALLRECPDVAEMVDSSGRNALHVSVASGKADALRCLLRGVRPAELLNRVDRNGNTPLHLAAKMSRVKAALLLLGDHRVDICFRDRDGQTARSYVEMNVETKLRTGDQLDAYEMHLLKQLKQQESKRCRKQQLPPISGRRRALNTKDFDSVVDAYFLAATLIATVTFAATFTMPGGYDQNRGIPLHGRSAAFKIFVLSNTVAMCSSVVVIFLLIWARQEPVRLRLHNLMWTQTLTIIACLAMLVSLMTAVYVTVAPIAPWLADAVIAIGACSPALFFFISWLGR, encoded by the coding sequence ATGGATAGCGAGAGAGGCATGCATCCGGCGTTGTACAAGGCGGCGACCCAAGGGAACGTGGCGAGCCTGATGAAACTGGTGAAACCGGATGACCCCAGCGTACTCAGCTCCACGACGCCCCAGCTCAACGCGGCGCTCCACCTTGCCGCCCTTCACGGCCACGCTAAGTTCGCCCGTCAAATCCTGGACATAAACGAGGAGCTGCTCGTCGCCCAgaacgacgacggcgacaccCCGCTGCACCTGGCGGCCAAGGCGGGCAAGCTGGAAGCGGCAAAGCTGCTCGTCGGGCGCTCCCTAGCCTGGTCCATGGACAGGAAGACCCCCCTGATCATGACCAACAAGGAGGGCAACAACGCGCTGCACGAGGCGGTGCGGTTCCGCAGGGTCGCCGTGGCGCTGGCGCTGGTGGACGCCGACCCCAGCTGTGGCCACGACCTCAACGAGCGGAGGGAGTCCGCGCTGGACGTGGCCGCCCGGCAAGGCCTCGTCAAAATCGCCCAAAGGATCGTCGATTACCCTTGGGTCGAGCAGAAGCAGGAGTCCTTGCCCCCCGTCAGCGGCACGGCTCTGCACCAGGCCGTGCTCGGCACCCACCTCAGTAAGCACTTACACAGCTGTAAAATTCGTTTTTCTTCTTGCACAGTGTACTTACATGTTACATCTCAACAACAATCGTTCAACAAATATCATTGCACGGCAGAGATCGTGGAGATCCTGTTGGAGAGGCGGCCTGAGCTGGTTGAGCGGATTGACTCCAACGGCAACAACGCCCTTCACTACGCAGCGCAGAAGAACAACCGGCGCGTGGTGGAGATGGTGCTCAACAAGCGGACGGAGCTGGCCTACAAGCCCAACAAGGAGCGGCAATCCCCGCTACACGTCGCCGCGCACTACGGCTCCACGGAGGCCATCAAGGCACTGCTCCGGGAATGCCCCGACGTGGCCGAGATGGTAGACAGCTCCGGCCGCAACGCTTTGCACGTCTCTGTCGCCAGCGGCAAGGCGGATGCGCTCAGATGCCTGCTCCGCGGTGTCCGTCCCGCGGAGCTGCTCAACCGCGTCGACAGGAATGGCAACACGCCTCTGCACCTCGCTGCCAAGATGAGCCGCGTCAAggccgcgctgctgctgctcggcgaCCACCGCGTCGACATCTGCTTCCGCGACCGCGACGGCCAGACGGCGCGCAGCTACGTCGAAATGAACGTCGAGACGAAGCTCCGCACTGGCGATCAGCTCGACGCCTACGAGATGCACCTCTTGAAGCAGCTCAAGCAGCAAGAGTCCAAAAGGTGCCGCAAGCAGCAGCTGCCGCCTATCTCCGGCAGACGCAGGGCCCTCAACACTAAGGACTTCGACAGTGTTGTCGACGCCTACttcctcgccgccaccctcatcGCCACCGTCACCTTCGCCGCCACCTTCACCATGCCTGGCGGCTACGACCAGAACAGAGGGATCCCCCTTCATGGACGGAGCGCCGCGTTCAAGATCTTCGTGCTCTCCAATACCGTCGCCATGTGCAGCtccgtcgtcgtcatcttctTGCTCATCTGGGCCAGGCAGGAACCCGTCCGGCTCAGGCTCCACAACCTCATGTGGACCCAGACGCTCACCATCATCGCCTGCCTCGCTATGCTCGTCTCGCTCATGACTGCAGTCTATGTCACTGTTGCGCCAATTGCTCCGTGGCTTGCTGATGCCGTCATAGCCATTGGCGCTTGCAGTCCGGCCCTATTCTTCTTCATATCCTGGTTAGGGAGGTGA